TTCAtaggtgtgtgtatgtaattAATGTGTATCATTATATGTGTGCAAATAGCGTGTCTTCATAGATGTGAGTATGTAATGTGTCTTTATAGATATGTGTATGTAATGTGTCTTCATGGACGTGTGTAAGTAATGTGTCTTCATAGATGGCTGTAAGTAACGTGTCTTCATAGATACGTATAGGTGTAAGTAGTATACGCCTTCACAGGTGAGTGTAAGCAACGTGTTTTCATAGTGTGTATCTGACGATAAATTTATTGtctgttgttgatcattgtttTTTCTTACGATCACTGAAATGTTATCTTGTAGCGGAGACTCAGGTTACACACTTACGGTCCCTACTGTCTGGGGCCTTTGTTGAAATGTCCGTGACATACATGTATGGAGGCTACAACGCACCAACTGCGACATCACTGTTGTCAAGGGTAACAGACAACGACGAGTCAACGACGTGTCTCCTCCTGATGCTGGGGGAGGTATCACTTAAAGCAGTGTCACGTCTTGTAAGTTTCTACATGTAAAATTGCCACCAAAGGAGTAATATTTCATCACGTAATCCTACTTTATCATCTATGCCAATAAATGAATTATTTGGGATGGTCATTGTGTAAAACAGTCATTCCTTTTCGTTCTACTCCTGTTCAGCTGAACACCATGGACAACAATTTCGGAGATCATATAGCCATCGTTGCGCCATCTTCATTTGTGAGCTCCATACACGGACTAGACGGTTTCTCCAAGTTCAAGGACGTCCTCTACATACCTGCAGTCACGCCCAACTCTCCCCACGATGCCAAGAGTTTAAATGTAGGCTGTCTCACATGTTGTGGCAAAAAGCTAGTGAATAGTCAAAATATTTTAAGTTTATTACATAATAtgatatgataaaatattttatgtatagaAAAGTCAATCTACCCGTTCGATTGCTTTATATCAAAAACATAGGGCTGTCTATCACAGGTCGGAATGTGGTATGTTCTTCATGTTCAAATCTACCATGGAAAGTAACTAGTGCTGACGTCATATTCAAATCTACCATTGAACGTAACTAGTGCTGACGTCATATTCAAATCTACAATGGGACTTAACTAGTGCTAATAGTCGGGATATCCAGGTGAACCTACTAGAGACATTACAAGATGAACTAAGGTGTGGCACCAGGTGGCAATTGGATCACTGACCAGTGTCGCTGATATCAGTTTCTAATCTCTCTAAGAATAAAATAGACACGATAGCTGTTAAAATCAGTTTAGCTCAATCTTCCAGAATAGACGTATCCAGAGCAACCAGGGGTGCAGGGGTGCTCATCCacattttgtcctgaaagtctATTAAaagaccattgaaactctcgtgaaaacaggtgaaaatgaaatgcGCACAGACCCCCTTTCTCAAAACCGTGCAccacccacaccccacacccactTTCTCATAAAGCTACACCCATCCCTGTCCAGATATTGTTGTAGGCCACATGTTAACGGTTAACATGATCTTCCTTTGCTGACTTCCTCTCTTCTCCAACTGATGGCAGACAACAGACACACACGTGGTGGACTCATTCAAAGTCCTCCTAGCGGCGATCAACGCCAACCTGGCAACGACAGACAACGTCACCACCAAACCCTGCGGTGACAGCTATGTCAATATCTCATCTGTAGTTCAGCGAGTGGCTCAAAGCTTACGTCAGGTAAACATACAATCTTATCACACGAAGTGAAGACAGTGTGTATTTCGCACGTATTCAAAGAAAACGATCAGATACATTTATGTGatcaatatacacatatacatcagaTTTATTTAGTTCAGTTCCATAAATACAACggccatggaatattgctgacagcgtCGTAAacccaacttactcactcactcactcactcactcagaaaataCAGGAGGTGAGGTGAAGTGGGGTTTAACGTCGAacttaagaatattttgctcatatgTTGCGATACATATGTGTAGGCATGGTTGCATGTAATAGCTCTGACTAAAGCTCCTTTTAATGTGTGCCAGAGATAACAGGCCGCAGTTATACTCCACTCTGAACCTACcagttgtacccattaatgcctgCCGAGTGCTAGGCAGGGACCAACAGGAACCATATTTTaaagtcttttggtatgacgcggccgGGGATCGGATCCGTGACCTTTCCCTCTGAGAAAATGCAAAAGTTTATTGGTTAAAGTCTTGGACACCCTCATCGAAGACTCGGTTCCTGTTGCCCTATTTCTAGCGTAAGGCTGCAATATCGgtaaagcgacgtaaaactcacttTCGTTCTGATGTTTCGTTAACGTTATGGAATAGTCAGTCTCGGTCAGAACAGGATGTCCAAATAGAGGCGACAATTGTAGGAATGGATCACTAAAAGTGATTATGCCAGATGTTCGCCGAAAGGGCCGTCATGTCCTGCAATAGCGACAGCACCTTCAGCTGACACGGCGTGCGcacaaatgtttgttgtttttttatgacGCCTTACAGCAGTTTTCCTGATGTGCGAAACAGCCTGTAAACAATCATAGATTCCCTTgacaagaaaatacatatgtcAATGTTAATAACTGTGTTGCATGTGAAAACATTAAATACTTTATAACGTAATTCATTTCAGTTGGAAACAAACGGTACACTGTTTGACCACAACGGATACAATATGATGGGTCATTACAACATCGATAGGTTGAAATACCAGAACAACACGTTGACATCAGAGCACGTGGCCAGGTGGTCAAGGTTGAGTGGACTGGACATACCTTGGGGGACTCAGTTGTTCCGTGAACGTACCGAGGGTCTGGGAAACATCACCCTGAGGGTGGGCACAACCGTGGTAAGGATATGTCGGTAGCTTTATTGAGTTCGGCTCTAAGATTAAGGTTATTATCAGCCTTCAGTACATGTACGGTGATGCATACTCTTTGAATGTATATTCCTACTGACCGTTATATTAGATACTATGTACACGACCTAACGGTAGAATGCGGCAGATCCAGTAAATGGGGAGGCCAGTGTGACCCTATATTTTTCTGTATCAGGCTGCACCATTTGTGATGAAGCTGCCTAACAACACCGGCTGGGAGGGTTTCTGTGTCGACATCTTGGACGAGCTGGCGGCGAGGCTTAACTTCAGGTAGGCGCAGCTACTTGGCAAtgtgagagtgagtttggtcttGCGCCGATTTAGTAATGTTCAAGCTTTCACACAAAACGAAAAAGGTAGTGACTTAGTTGTGCCCACTGAGGAAAATTCGAATTTGATCTGAGGCGTGAAGACGCTGTTATCAACCACTCACTTTTCATATTTCACCGAAGCTGTTCTGTTGATGTCCCAAAGAGCTTCATCTTGTGTAGGTACGAGCTGATACAGTCTCCTGATGAGTTCTGGGGCACTGTTGATGAAGACGGCAACTGGAACGGCGTTGTAGAGATGACGAGAACAAGGGTTGGTGCATCCGCTGTGTAACTGGCATGTCTCGTGAAGGTTTTCATTGGCACTGATCATCCAGTGACTAGATGGTTACGATTGTCAGCTTTTCTTTGGGTGTCTGATAACCTGGCTTTGTCACGGGAcctatttgaaaaaggaatatTTGGTTCACAACAAGCAGAATATTTCAGTCTACCTATTTACATGGATGCTGTGACAATGTCTTGTGGTTCCACCATTAAGTGTACATCTTAATGCAGTATCTGAAACAGTTTTGTTTGATGTGTAAATTCTTCGGCTTTCCATTTGTGAAACAAAGTGTTTGTTAAGTTAGTATATAAGTATGGGGGTCATCAAAGGACCACCTCACTATCTCCCCTAATCGGTAGCAGTGTTGTAGTGGTGATTGCAAGAAGAGGTCACCTAGATCACACCTCTGTTTACCTTGTCATGTCTTCAGTCAGTTGACCTGGGTATTGGACCCATAAGTCTGACGTCAGAGCGGGAGCGGGTGATTGACTTCACCAAGCCATATATGGAAGAAGGAGCGGGCATCATCCTTAGGCGTTTCGAGGACAAAAGCAGTAAGATTTTCAGGTAACTGATTTATCTCGCTACATTATGTCTTTTGCTGTACATCCAAGAAAGACAGTCAACTCACACATTAACCTTCTGGTCTGTGAATAGCGGCAGTATCGCAAGGATTCCAAGATCTGCACCGGCCCATGTGCTTCAACAAGCATCGTAAGCATCGCTTTCCCAAATAACTCGATTTAATTGAATTGAGGCTATAAGTAAAAGCATTGTGGACCTGTTGTTCTGTTCCAGGGTGTTCAAGCCGTTTTCTGAGAGTGTGTGGCTGGCCGTTGCTGGAGCCGTGCTGGTGGTGGGCTTCACTCTGGCCCTGGTCAACCACCTCAGTCCCTTGAAGCTGCAACAGCAGGGTGAGGGTGAAGACGGGAACAGAAATACGGACATCAGCACGTCAGACAACATATGGATAGTGTACGAGTCCTACATGGAGCAAGGTGACCACATGTGTTCATCAGTAGACCAGTAACACCTCATTTTGATGAGCACATAAATTTGTTTAGTCTTCTTCGAGTAGTGTGATGAGAAGAGTGCTCGGAGTATATCCATTTTCCTCCTCGTCACAAGACGTACTAATGATTACGTTGGGTTGTCAtttctttgaaaagtattttttttaCATTCTACGGGGTGTCAGTTGTAGATGGTTCGTCTTGAAACCGTGGACAAGGGTATGGTACAAATTGATAACAGCTACAAATGTTGGGTTCGAACCCGATGCACGGCACGTCGCTTCAGTCATCTCATATAACATCCAAGTCATCTCTCTCTTCAGAGATGTAGTGAACTTCACAGTTTCAAACGTCCGAATCACAAATCAAAGTAACACTATTTTGTGTAGATATCATTATGAAAGCTTTCATTATGAAAATGTCGATGTTGCAGTTATATTAACAAGGAGAATACTTACTTCCCTCATCTGTTTCCCTCTTCTCTTATTCAGGTTCTGAGATATCTCCACCTAACATATCGGGCCGATTCATCCTTGGGTTTTGGTGGGTATTCACAATACTTATGGTGGCTTCTTACAAGGCCAATCTCGTCGCCTTCCTCACTGTCAACTTCGTGGGCAAACCCATCAGGAACGTTGACGACCTCGCTGACCAGTCTGTTATAAAGCCCCTGGTTAAACAAGGCTCCAACCTATACCAAGAACTCCAGGTAACGTGTCGTTTATTGCCACAGCAAACGCGGAATTCTCAATCACCCAAGGGTGAGGTCACCCTTGCTTACTTTCGAATTCTTTGTTTACAGCGGGTCTTAGTGATGATACATAGTTACTAGCTCACGTTGTTTTCTTGTCGACGTTGTCAAGGTGCTTTGAAATTTGATATGATGCATATTATCCCCTTCCCCTTTGTGAGGGTCAGCTGTTCAAGGTCATTGTTCATGAGTCACCCACCAACATTACAACTATGTGACAGCGGTCTACAGATAATTCCAGggagtccagtgattgatatcatgagcatcgatctccgttACATTTAGACGATGACATCCGTCGATTAAGTCAGCACACATTACCGTTTATAGTCTCTTACGAAAAGCGCGGGATTTTGAAGACAGTTCGAACACTAATTTATTTTGATAATTTGGAATAAATGATTGcaaatattgttttacaccaTGTTATTTTTTCTGCATACGTCGGAGTGGATCCAAGGATGTGTGTTACAGGCTGTATGTAGTTTGGAAACTGAACTCTGACCATAGTCCGACCGAGGAAATCCTATATCACGACACTACACCAAACTGTGTGGCTATTGAACTTGACGAGTTTACAAGAGAAATGCAAGCTTCAATAAATTATTCACATTTGAATCGTGTTTGTAAATTACCTCAACTGAGAAACGCGTACATACCGTTTAAGCTAAGAGCAATTTAATACTTCAGAGTCAAATGGTAATATGTGGTGATAGCTATGGCTGTACACATCGATATGTTTAGATCGGAAACAGACTGTGTTGATGTTCCATGACGGCAATACATCAATAGAGGCAATCAAGTGTTCAGCATGGGTGGTAGCAGGTAGTACTTCCTCTTGTAACAGTGTGAAACAAACACGCAGTATTGATTTCGTCGTATGTTGTGTATAAATAACGCTTACCGTACATGCATCACACATAGTGGTGTTAATAAGTGCTCCAAATCGAATGTGCGTCGAGACTTCTAATGATTCATAGATCATAAATTTCGAGTCAGTTCGAGTGCTGTTTAATTCTCTATAACCAGACACACTCCCGCACAGTGGCATATTTCATGTGCTACAAGCAAATGTGCATATCGCTCACCTCGCCTAAACAGTCCGTCCTTATGCGATTTAGTGCTATTTTGAGATTGCCTTGCTCAGTTATAAAATATGCCActattttataatgtatatgaGGATACGCTGCATATTACAACCTAATGTGACCAAACGAAACATGAGAGCCCCACAATCATATACACGTATATATAGTACTATTGGTATTATGTCTTGAATTGTTCTAGAAAGGAGAAACAGAGACTTTCCGGAAGTTGTGGGCAATGGTGAAAACAGCGCCACCTGTGAAGAACAATGACGAGGCTCTCCACTTGGTTCTGACGGGTGATTATGCACTGCTGACTGACCAATCGCAGATCGAGTTTTTGCGTATGACGGACTGCGAGAATCTTATGTCTGGCGAGACTCCATTCAATGTTGGGGGTCTGGGTTTCATTGTGCCAGAATCATCCCCATTGCTGGAGATCTTGTCCTTTAAGTAAGTGAGAGTCATTAAGTCCTTATAAATCTGGAAAGTCAGGGTTCTGTTTAGCCAGTGTTTGCTGctatggtgtagtggttagcatACTGGCCtctcacgccgaagatccgggttcgaatcccgctgGGGACACCAAAGGTTTGTGACCTGCGTCTCATACTATGTTCTGTCCTTGGGCTAGGTACTACGTCCACGTTGCACTCAGTCCACCGGGCGTTTTAAAATGGGTATCTGACGGTAGCACTTAGCGCTTAATAGCAGCTTTGAAAGTACAATTATGTCACGGTAATAGCATAACGCCAGAGAACAACATCATGTTGAATTCTAGGCGCAAGAATTGCCATTATCATTACCATTAAACACCACCCCAACTATATGGTCGTTCAACCACTCAAATGATTGGTGTTATGTGCCATCATGAGCTACCAATTACGCCGTCGGGATCCTCAAGTTATCAGCCACGTCCCCCGTcctcctgaccacccgacccttTTCAACCAGAAAAGTTATTTGATGCAGGTACCATCTGTTTGGGAACTTAACTTAAGTTGGCCACAGCTAGTAACGGGGCGGGTTTGAGACAATCCTGTGTTGGGGAATGTAACATGAAGTTAGTCTGATAGACTAAACAAGTTCACAACTGAGGCGATGGGCTTTCAGGTTCTTAATACCCTCGGTCGTATAGGATTTGTTTTGAAGATCACTCTTTCTAACTTTACCTCACGACATGCATATTGAATAATGCTAATCATTAGCATTATTACCATTAGAAATTATAATTAAACATGcatatgtaaataatgtaaATTCCATCAGTCAGAGTTTATCGTAATAACCTGTTGCTTGAACAACGACACAGCTATTCCTTTTAATCCTTAATTTGACACACTTTTTTGCGCAGTCTGATCCAGCTCCAGGAGGCGGGGCTGACCGGAAAGTGGCGACACAGGTGGTGGTCACCTAGTTCCATGTGCCCGACGTCCAGCCAGACCAGCAAGGTCCAGAGTCTGGAACTGGAGAGTACAAGTGGCCCATTCTTGGTGTTCGCCGGCTCCACCACCTGTGCCCTCCTCTGTCTGGGGGTGGAGTGTGTGTACTTCAGGGTAGTAGGGAGGGGCAAGGTGTGTTGTAAGTCGGCTGGACCAACAAGATCACACGAATCAGAAGAAGACAATATCAGAGAAGACACCACTGGCGAGAGGTTCTAAGTGAATCATATAACAATACTAGGTTACCTCATACAATGATTCAATGTCGAGATGCGACACGTGTGCAGCTGGATGAACATAGAAAACTGACATTGTACACGTCTAGCTGTATCATCACTCCTTGGATGACACAAGcgtgtgtttgaacaactataCACGATTATACATTGAACCTATACCAGTGTTATGTTATTACGTACATGAGTTTTGTAATGGTGCACCAAGTGATTACAACAATCATCACCATATCACTTGCAATGTATACTGAAgatcacacacacgcacacacactggATATATGGAGTGCTATCATTTACGTGTGCAACAACATGATGTGTTATGAAGTCTCTGTgtacaatatacatgtagataccTGTCACTACCATGTGTCGAATATGTACATGTGTCGAATATGTATGCAATGTCCGATATTCTTGCCTGGAGGAGCTACAAGGTAACTATAATCTGAATCGCGTAAAATATGTATTCTTGCATTGGTTTCTATAATACTTTATTGATATCTGAAAATGTCAGTTAGCCCGGCTCATTGAACACCAGCTACTTGTTGTTAGACCTGAAGCAGTCTTACTTGCTCCGTCGTTTTCGATGTCACTTCATATACCGTGAAATTTACAAACTTCATTTCAGTCAATATGCCACAATGAGAGTCACGATGGCGTGTTTTCTTGATCAATATTTTGCATGTATCATTAACAACGACTGTTTAGATAATAAACATACACTTCGTCAACGACTCGTGTCTTTATTGGTATAGTTAACAGTTCAAACAATGTGGTCGTACAACTGACAACTTGTCAACAGGAACACCCTCGAGTATCCGAGACAGTGGACATCCGGTTTGAAGATGCATCAATATCCCAACAGTATCATGGACCCTGACCTTTATGGACCCTGACTTTCACCGTGATGTACCAACCACAGGTAGCAATGCCATCTTCTCGCACGTGTTTCGTGCGAGAAACATATGACGCGTGCAGTGATTTTCAGGATACATATGAACGTAATGTTTTACGTCAAACGCTTTGCAGGAAGTCTTGTGCAGACGGCAAGCACTGGTATCCCCCATAGTATGGACACTTTAATTCTAGTCTTGGAACAATTCAAGATCATTGTGGAGCTGCTGATCGAACTTTTCGAGTCTTTAATCAAAAGCACATATTTGCACTATCATAACACCGGCATGCATTTACTGAGTATAATGGATCATCCGTATGTACTTGTGTACATAGGGACAGTATTCAATGTCCATATATGATCAATGCATTCAGCAGAGATTCCGCGTCCCCTTTAAACGTTATCAATACGGCGTGTGTGAAGTCCAGGAGAGGAAGTGTGTTCGTCTTACGTCTAAGTGTTGCTTTTTTCCAAACCATTACAAAATGTTGGTAAATATGATGATTGCATTTATTCCAACATTATGTAAGTCACGTGGTCCCGGAAATACACTTATACATGGTCGATAATAGATTTGTGAGCCATTTTGCGTGGGTAAATACCATTTAACAGGACATTACACGCGTTACTGTTGAGACAGAGTCAAGACGGCTGGAGATGATTTTGATAGATGCACGGAACTGTGTTTGTGTAGCCTCATACAAATTGGTAGCGTCGCTCTATACGTCTGACCATGATAAGAGCAGGTCGAATCATGTGAACATGCTGTTTACGTCACAATGGTGTCAGAGATAATCAAACGTGTCAGGAAATGGGGTTTTAAACAATTATCAACTCGCGTTAGTTCAAAAGGAGATGGGTGAGCTGGTGTCTTTGCCACATACTCCTTACACGTTCAGTAACGGCAAAATTCAGTGCGGTTAGATGGCGAACGAATGGGAGGCTTGCATGGAGATGTGAACGCAATGTGT
The nucleotide sequence above comes from Haliotis asinina isolate JCU_RB_2024 chromosome 5, JCU_Hal_asi_v2, whole genome shotgun sequence. Encoded proteins:
- the LOC137284196 gene encoding glutamate receptor ionotropic, kainate 3-like — its product is MFKWEDMTMSDVRLHSLIVVSLAYLMPSLTCAVNIGFIYHESYNASNVRTTTLPYITANDSSTAVVIADIRLTDGKIGDAILEVCEQLQNNTLGFVVVSPCHLLTILEGALGRFDVPVLGIHTDPCHQKVTVPSVFRVQPPVVYRYTAITSLVLAGDFLHVIILSDESETQVTHLRSLLSGAFVEMSVTYMYGGYNAPTATSLLSRVTDNDESTTCLLLMLGEVSLKAVSRLLNTMDNNFGDHIAIVAPSSFVSSIHGLDGFSKFKDVLYIPAVTPNSPHDAKSLNTTDTHVVDSFKVLLAAINANLATTDNVTTKPCGDSYVNISSVVQRVAQSLRQLETNGTLFDHNGYNMMGHYNIDRLKYQNNTLTSEHVARWSRLSGLDIPWGTQLFRERTEGLGNITLRVGTTVAAPFVMKLPNNTGWEGFCVDILDELAARLNFRYELIQSPDEFWGTVDEDGNWNGVVEMTRTRSVDLGIGPISLTSERERVIDFTKPYMEEGAGIILRRFEDKSSKIFRVFKPFSESVWLAVAGAVLVVGFTLALVNHLSPLKLQQQGEGEDGNRNTDISTSDNIWIVYESYMEQGSEISPPNISGRFILGFWWVFTILMVASYKANLVAFLTVNFVGKPIRNVDDLADQSVIKPLVKQGSNLYQELQKGETETFRKLWAMVKTAPPVKNNDEALHLVLTGDYALLTDQSQIEFLRMTDCENLMSGETPFNVGGLGFIVPESSPLLEILSFNLIQLQEAGLTGKWRHRWWSPSSMCPTSSQTSKVQSLELESTSGPFLVFAGSTTCALLCLGVECVYFRVVGRGKVCCKSAGPTRSHESEEDNIREDTTGERF